A stretch of Kryptolebias marmoratus isolate JLee-2015 linkage group LG24, ASM164957v2, whole genome shotgun sequence DNA encodes these proteins:
- the LOC108243566 gene encoding GDP-L-fucose synthase encodes MNAQAERSAPVRVLVTGGSGLVGRAIRHVVEEEGASKEGEEWIFLSSKDADLTNKEETRAVFEKHRPTHIIHLAAMVGGLFRNMKYNLDFWRNNVSINDNVLQAAHQVGVVKVVSCLSTCIFPDKTTYPINETMIHNGPPHDSNFGYAYAKRMIDVQNKGYFQQHGRCYTAVIPTNVFGPHDNFSIEDGHVLPGLIHKAYIAQKEGKPLVVWGSGSPRRQFIYSLDLARLFLWVLREYPEVEPIILSVGEEEEVSIREAADAVVESLGFKGEVVYDTSKADGQFKKTASNSKLRRYLPSFKFTPFHQALKETCDWFVANYDAARK; translated from the exons ATGAATGCCCAGGCTGAACGCTCTGCTCCCGTGAGGGTGCTGGTGACGGGGGGGTCCGGCTTGGTGGGCAGGGCCATCCGGCACGTGGTCGAGGAGGAAGGAGCATCCAAGGAAGGAGAGGAGTGGATATTTCTGTCCTCCAAAGATGCAGATCTCAC GAACAAGGAGGAGACGCGGGCGGTGTTTGAGAAACACCGGCCCACCCACATCATCCACCTGGCTGCCATGGTGGGGGGGCTGTTCAGAAACATGAAGTACAACCTGGACTTCTGG AGGAACAACGTCTCCATCAACGACAACGTGCTGCAGGCAGCGCACCAAGTGGGCGTGGTCAAGGTGGTTTCCTGCCTGTCCACCTGCATCTTTCCAGATAAGACCACCTATCCTATCAATGAAACCATG ATCCATAACGGTCCACCTCATGACTCCAACTTTGGTTATGCGTACGCCAAGAGGATGATTGATGTTCAAAACAA AGGTTATTTCCAGCAGCACGGCCGCTGCTACACAGCTGTGATTCCCACAAACGTGTTTGGACCTCATGACAACTTCAGCATCGAGGACGGCCACGTGCTGCCGGGCCTCATACATAAAGCATACATCGCTCAAA AGGAGGGGAAGCCCCTGGTGGTGTGGGGCTCCGGCTCCCCCCGGAGACAGTTCATCTACTCTTTGGACCTGGCTCGCCTTTTCCTCTGGGTCCTGAGGGAGTATCCAGAGGTGGAGCCAATCATCCTCTCCG tcggtgaggaagaggaggtgtcGATCAGAGAAGCAGCGGATGCAGTTGTTGAGTCTTTGGGCTTTAAAGGAGAAGTGGTG TATGACACCAGTAAAGCCGACGGCCAGTTCAAAAAGACCGCCAGCAACAGCAAGCTCCGCCGCTATCTGCCCAGCTTCAAATTCACACCCTTCCACCAAG CTTTGAAGGAAACGTGCGATTGGTTTGTTGCAAACTACGACGCAGCCCGGAAGTAA
- the bmb gene encoding protein brambleberry, producing the protein MSPLLGHRPHFLLVVCLLTCPPVSGLFEWLKNTWTPPTAAPPPPAAAAPAPLAEDAQFEMMTADEKFLTEAKQLEFSPLDGCHYKVISRLKSSCERLSEESLAKLGVELFNCQAQIEGRRTFPCTEEMTIKECTADMDPDTWNAYHIVSNRARSVCYATRQQLFRRRAELTVNALISTATSQLGAMKELKEGQLELKDLTAASLDKLLEGHGALQAQQGKLHQGQEQMESSLKENLERLSREKALIASGQELVAQLIQGITKKMENVSEHLQIQSSEVQDGHKVIVEDLSDVRRQAQDIYQKIDQSMSEFLQYQDQTSQYYTDLTDKLERMNGTLGFMLHLLDNMQSRVEERLHFIQGYLGWAGLSLTAMWTCVAHAGYLVLCAVLLSFLRCSGFSRAVLLLVVPLNAAAEVNQQPALDLSGLSLLLLAASLGHWFVSQLWACFQSSRNPAASLFISLEPQKELTSAGNTYPPSSTPQRDVKDDVIEPDDLLTQDHFLSGDLNISAVTPPPRKSKFVSLNQSTPRAAAPPSVLSGALIDDIPLKNLGGVCDAENWSDWRSASPAPSLLTNSSLSGRQLCNGITKTGKACKKRAVPGQEFCRVHEGGHASYTLS; encoded by the exons ATGAGCCCCCTCCTGGGCCACCGTCCCCACTTCCTGCTCGTCGTCTGCCTCCTGACCTGTCCTCCTGTCAGCGGCCTGTTTGAGTGGTTGAAGAACACGTGGACTCCTCCTACAGCagcgcctcctcctcctgctgcagcagctcctgcacCGCTCGCAGAAGATGCTCAGTTTGAGATGATGACTGCAGATGAGAAGTTTCTGACGGAGGCGAAGCAGCTGGAGTTCAGCCCGTTAGACGGCTGCCATTACAag GTGATCTCTCGGCTGAAGTCCAGCTGTGAGCGTCTATCTGAGGAAAGCCTGGCAAAGCTCGGAGTCGAACTGTTTAACTGCCAGGCTCAGATCGAGGGGCGCCGGACGTTTCCCTGCACAGAGGAAAtg ACCATTAAAGAGTGCACAGCTGACATGGATCCAGACACGTGGAACGCGTACCACATCGTGAGCAACCGAGCGCGCTCCGTCTGCTACGCCACCCGCCAGCAGCTTTTTCGGCGCCGAGCGGAGCTCACAGTTAACGCTCTCATCTCCACTGCCACCAGCCAGCTCGGTGCaatgaaggagctgaag GAGGGACAGCTGGAGCTGAAGGACCTGACCGCGGCGTCTCTGGACAAACTGCTCGAGGGCCACGGTGCTCTGCAGGCTCAGCAGGGAAAACTGCACCAAGGCCAGGAGCAGATGGAGAGCTCCCTGAAGGAGAACCTGGAGCGTCTGAGTCGAGAAAAGGCCCTCATCGCCTCCGGACAGGAGCTGGTCGCTCAGCTCATTCAGGGCATCACAAAGAAAATGG AGAACGTGAGTGAGCACCTGCAGATCCAGAGCTCGGAGGTGCAGGATGGCCACAAGGTGATTGTCGAGGACCTCTCAGACGTGAGACGACAAGCTCAAGACATCTACCAAAAAATAG ACCAGAGCATGTCTGAGTTCCTGCAGTACCAGGACCAGACCTCGCAGTACTACACGGACCTGACGGACAAACTGGAGCGCATGAACGGCACACTGGGGTTCATGCTGCACCTCCTGGATAACATGCAGAGTCGCGTTGAGGAGAGGCTTCACTTCATCCAGGGCTACCTGGGCTGGGCAG GTTTAAGTCTGACAGCCATGTGGACGTGTGTGGCGCACGCAGGATACTTGGTGCTGTGTGCAGTCCTGCTGTCGTTCCTGCGATGTTCGGGTTTCTCCCGAGCCGTGCTGCTGCTCGTGGTGCCCCTGAACGCAGCGGCGGAGGTCAACCAGCAGCCGGCGCTGGATCTGAGCGGcctcagcctgctgctgctcGCGGCGTCTCTGG GTCACTGGTTTGTGAGCCAGCTGTGGGCCTGCTTCCAGAGCAGCAGGAATCCAGCTGCCTCGCTCTTCATCAGCCTGGAGCCTCAGAAAGAGCTGACATCAGCAGGAAACACATATCCTCCATCGTCTACACCGCAGAG ggATGTAAAAGACGACGTCATTGAGCCGGACGACTTGTTGACTCAGGACCATTTTTTATCAG GTGACCTCAACATTTCAGCAGTGACTCCTCCTCCCAGGAAGTCCAAGTTTGTCTCCCTGAATCAGTCCACCCCCAGAGCGGCAGCGCCTCCGTCCGTTCTCTCAGGG GCTCTGATTGACGACATCCCCCTCAAGAATCTGGGAGGCGTTTGTGACGCTGAGAACTGGAGCGACTGGAGGAGCGCGAGTCCCGCCCCGTCGCTGCTCACCAACAG ctcgcTATCCGGCCGGCAGCTGTGCAACGGAATCACAAAGACGGGGAAAGCGTGTAAGAAGAGAGCCGTCCCGGGACAGGAGTTCTGCCGAGTCCACGAGGGGGGGCACGCCTCCTACACCCTCTCCTAA